The Branchiostoma floridae strain S238N-H82 chromosome 3, Bfl_VNyyK, whole genome shotgun sequence genomic sequence ACTCTACCggaagtcaaacttcacttgctgcacctcatagaggatgacaaatgatgagGATGATATAGCCAGGTGATGTAGACCAATCAGCCAAATTATTGACCACTTGACGATAACTTTATGCAGGGGAGTAGACTGTTATTGCCAACATTTGTTGGGCGTTTCTTCGTTAAATAGAAATTCTTTATTGTCTTGACATAACCTTCTATTCTGTGAGAAATATGTAATGAAATGAATACCTCATCAATACGAGCAAACTTTGAGCGAAAGGACAGGAAATATAATCGGCACTGCCCCAATGCAAGTGGAATTGTCTACATGGTTCAAATGCTGGGAAAGAGAGCTGTGAAAGGGTATTCTGTGATACCTCATGTGGCACTGCTGGAAGGATTTAAGTTTTTAATGCATTTCCAAGTACcctaaatcttgaaatgttttggcCTTTTGATGCTAAATCATGATACTCTGAGTGTGCGTTTTTGTATTGCTACTGTACTATTGAAGTACTGCCAACTTAAAATACTGAAAAAATGTTTATGTACATAAGCAAATTGCTTATCTTGAATTTTCTGTCGCACATCTGTCAACCTTCCtcaggagtggtgattcagTTGCTCTTAACATATGATTCGACATGGTCTTAATCGAGTATTTTCTTATGCATACATTGTGCAAAGATGATAGCATTATTGAATAGCACTGTTGTCCTTTTTTTCAGAGTAAAGAAATGTAAAGATTACTATGAAATTCTTGGCGTCACGAAAGACGCACAAGAAGACGACCTGAAGAAAGCCTACAGGAAGCTGGCCCTGAAGATGCACCCAGACAAAAACCATGCACCTGGGGCGGCCGAGGCTTTCAAAAGTAAGGATGCGatgttttatgtctgttatGTACAAGATAAGAATTTTTGACAACTTACATGTGAATAATTTATGTATATGTCAATTTATGTATATGTCAGTTTGGACATTACTAGGAGATTACAATGACCAGATCTCCGCGAAGCAAATCAGTCATCTAGCTGCCGACAGAAggtcttggaagaaacttacagtcgcctgcgtcgcagccgaccgatgatgatgatgatgatgatgtcagtTTGGAGATTGCAATCTGGCAGAATTGTTGACTTTCAGTAGAGGTCCCGATCAGAGTCTCTGTTGACGATCAGGATTGTCTCCCATTTATACTGTATATCCTAAATTTCAAGTCAAGCCATTGATCTTAAGTGACATGAATCGAAGCTGAAAAGTTCTGACTCTCTTTTAGCTTTTAAGATAACATCTATAGATTGGGATCTCCACAAAGAGGATTGCAGATTGTACTGGCAGAAATCCTGATTTTGATCTCTGTCAACAGAGACTTTGATAGCGATGTCAACTggtagaattggtgattcttaCAGATTACAATATGTAACTTGATGTATGCATGCTTGTAGAATCATGACACATATTGGGCAGCAAGCCTTCTCTAATCATTCCCCTATGTGATTTTCTGCACTGTCTAGAATATGACTTagattctttctttattcacaatgaatgatacaactcattacatgGGTCAGCCAAAGCAGCTTGCGCTGGTAACGGCTGACTCACAGAAATGCAGACGGACATACACAGAGTTCATTACAATAAACGTTACAATAACAATATGAAATAATCAATAGCCATTTTGTACTTGCTGTGATgttacatgatgtacaaaataccCAAACCTTGCTTGTCTCCTCAGGTATTGGCAACGCGTACGCAATCCTGAGTGACACGAAGAAGCGTAAAGAGTACGACTTGTACGGCGAGGAGAAGCCACAGCACACGACCAATCACAGACATCGTCACTACTATTACGACGACTACACCAGGGGATTCGAAGGTCAGCAAAAATGTGGTTTCATAGCTTCTATCCtatgtagtacagtagaagctgttttattgcacaccccatttgccagtgtattccGTGCAATTATTTGGGCGATGCAACAATGCGAAGGTATCCAGCTGGACCCCATCAGTTGGGAaattggggattccgtgcaattaacagaagtgtacgttaatccgttgtgcagttAACTAGCTAGCTTCTGCTGTATATTAGGATCCATGCGGAATTAAAAGTGAGAAATGCAGTAGAAAATAAAATACAGAAGCCTTAAAAATGTGACTCTGGAAACCAACTGCACATTGGTTTCTAGGAGCTGGCCCAagcaaaacataagaaaattgaTGATGTGTAAATAATCATGGGGTCAGAATATATTTAAACCAAGCTATGGCTTTAAAATCCTGTGTTAGAAAGCTTTGTATTATGAATATGAAAGTGTTCTATGGCTAGTCaggttgtttgtttatgttgtttcaACAAAACTAGGAATGTTGTTGTTACCTTGTCCTTTGTTGTTTGTGTCAAATACGTCAGACCGCCCAGGGTCAAGATGAAGTTCATGTTTGCATGTCTCTAAAGATAGGCTGGagacattatgtagcaagtttGTTTTGCCAGCTGTTCTGTCGCGCAGTGAACTACCATGTATCACACCGCTGTTCCTTTGTAGCATCATGACTCACACCAGTGTTCTTCAAGCTGGTGTCTCAGTGGACAGGCCAAGTCATCTGCAATGTTGGGCAAACTGCTCCAATATCTCGCTTCTCATTgcagagttttttttcttcaaatttacgaatgcaaaaaaaatttcATGAATGCAAAATGGCACAACCTCAACGaatctctttttgataagtctTACTCAGTGTACATTGGTTTTTATTTAGCAACAATGCAATTTTGTTGTAACCGATTTGGAGCAGAAACTGGGtgcagccattttgtttgtagaggCCACATACTCTACCTGTGCGACACACATCAGTGTCACTGTGACTGCAAAAAAGTCACAGAAATTTGTCAAGTTGGTGCAATTTTCCATTGCCATTTGCCACAGCCAAGTGAGATACAGACTTTAGAACGATCACGTCTCACACCAGCATTCTGTAGGACTGCTTTAAGTGGTAGCCTTTTTGTTTTTGCATTAAGGTTTTAGTAGCAAAAGTTGATTTCTATGACATTTGTGCAGATTTTTTCATAGTTTGATTTTGgtattttgtgtttttcagCTGAGATTTCACCAGAAGACTTGTTCAACATGTTCTTTGGCGGCGGTTTCCCAACAGGTATATATTGTACTAAATTATTAATAGAAATTCTATAATTTTGTCAACCTTTGGACATTTCAAGTTTGTAGAAAACACTATCTTCTTTCATTTACCAAAACATTGGACAATTTATCTCCCAttgcagaaaagaagtcaaaccttcCAACGTAATTATTTTGCTATTCCACCTTTGATTTATCTATGGTTTTCATTCTTCTTgtataccattgttttgattttgtgttggaaattacagttcaactatttcaagatcgttttgctttgtttatgaTTCATGCATGAATCGGAAGTTATATGATCTTTGTTACATTTTGGTTTAAAAGCTAGGCTACGGTTGCTTCTGATTGAGAACCACCAAAATACTGCTGCTGATATACTTATTTAAAGTCTGTGTTGGTATGtttataaaggttagacatccaggtgaacaatattcaaatacaattcaatctctacaactggataaaaaacagagatttacttccgtgatggatgtcactccaaacgtccagaagtaaatctccgtttttaatCCAGTGGTAGAGATTGATTAATATGTTGTATTTGAATATGGCTTTGAATATGTAACCTCTAACCTCTTCTGTTGACCTTTGACCAGGCGAGGTCCATGTGCACAGAAGGCGGACGCCCAGGAGACATCATAGAAGAGAAGAGGACGGAGAGAGACGTGTAagtttttttggcaacacctcggGTGTGGAGCAAATTAAATATGATGAGTActttaaacaaaaatgttttatgcCTGGCCTGCTTACCTAGCCTTATTTGGGGACCAACTGCTGGCAAGGGCCATCAAGTTTTTGATCTAaattcataatgaagctacaggAAATAGCATATTATTCCTTCTACGTTGAGCATATTTTTCCTCTGTCAtgagaaaaaattgccaatgatcAGAAACCATACAttttttgtttatacatgtacttttttgctgtttgtgtacaaccgcaccactcagaacctaggactgtgtacctccgacttAGCACACGGCTGCCAAACTCTACCTgttaatttcttcagttacaaacaaactttcaccagtctcacttttgagatcagttctgctggctaaaagggatttctcaccgctaaaaacacgcccATGAAACTGTTCATTTTTTGGTCGGATCTCTTCTAGGGTATTCACTCGAGTAGTATATGAATTATCACAAACCTGTGAATGTCTTTTACATACAATTGATTGTTGCAGGAAATATGTATAATTCCTATTCTGCCTTTGTTTGCCAGATGGCCACAGTGACCCACGCCATGTGGCTGCAGATGGTGCTCCTGCTGGTgtataatttgtttgtttgtttgtttgtttgtttatagacGGCGACAGTGACCCACGCCATGTGGCTACAGATGGTTCCCCTGCTCCTGCTGGTgtataatttgtttgtttgtttgtttacagatgGCCACAGTGACCCACGCCATGTGGCTGCAGATGGTGCCCCTGCTTCTGCTGGTCTTCATGTCCCTGCTCAGCAGCCATGTgtataatttgtttgtttgtttgttgtttgtttacagacGGCCACAGTGACCCACGCCATGTGGCTACAGATGGTCCCCCTGCTTCTGCTGGTCTTCATGTCCCTGCTCAGCAGCCTCTGGGTCTCAGACCCCATCTTCAGCCTCAGCAGGAGAGGGTAGGTCTCATGTTTGTATTGCTTGTTTGATTAGACCACAGCAaataaactttatggatgacatcagcacactCATTAATCTTTTTTCTTCAGGGAttgtcagatagaccaaaatgagcaaaaaggATGTAGCCTAAGCAgcttttttgtctttttgtcacCCGTTTGTATCAGTTGTAGGGGTATCCACAGAGTTCAATTAGTTTAGCCTGATAAACTACcttaagaaagaaagacagaaagaaagctgCTACTTGTCAGCTGGGTACTTTGGTGCAGTTCTTTCTAAAGTCACTAGAAGGCGCTAAACCTCTTTCAAGAACATCATGAATGCCTCCCTTCAGCGACTTCTGTTAGGGACAGGAAATGCACTCGCTCGTGCACTGTCCGGTTTATCGTCTGTTGATCTCCACCGAGGGAGAATAAGACGTGCCTGCATGCAGATgtggtccaagaagaagaagaagtatcTTCTTACCATCatagtacattttttatttAGTCTAAGATCTTCTGTTCATCATGTCTCAGGGATTATAACCAAGAGAGGACAACATCAAACCTGAACTGAGAAGGTTGTGTACTACGTAAAGAAGGAGTTCCTGAAGGAACACCAGAATTATTTACTGAGGAGTATCTTTACAGTGATAGAATATGTAGTCTAAGTTCTTCTGTTCACCATGTTTCAGGGATTATAGCCAAGAAAGGATGACATCAAACCTTAAGGTTGTGTACTACGTAAAGAAGGATTTCCTGAAGGAGCACCAGAACTCCTTACTGAGGAGTATCTTTACAGTGATAGAATATGTAGTCTAAGTTCTTCTGTTCACCATGTCTCAGGGACTATAACCAAGAAAGGACGACCTCTAACCTGAAGGTTGTGTACTACATAAAGAAGGAGTTCCTGAAGGAACACCAGAATTATTTACTGAGGAGTATCTTTACAGTGATAGAATATGTAGTGTAAGTTCTTCTGTTCACCATGTTTCAGGGATTATAGCCAAGAAAGGATGACATCAAACCTTAAGGTTGTGTACTACGTAAAGAAGGAGTTCCTGAAGGAACACCAGAACTCCTTACTGAGGAGTATCTTTGCTGTCATAGTATATTTACTCTAAGACATGCTTTTCCTCATGTCTCAGGGATTATAACCAAGAAAGGAGGCTCATGTTTAAGTCTAAGATCTTCTGTTTTGTTCACCATGTCTCAGGGATTATAACCAAGAAAGAACGACCTCTAACCTGAAGGTTGTGTACTACGTAAAGAAGGATTTCCTGAAGGAGCACCAGAACTCCTTACTGAGGATAGAGCGGCAGGTGGAGGAGAATCACCTGGACAATCTGAGGACAAGCTGCTGGAGGGagcagcagtacagtatgtgttGTTCTTTACTTTTTTATCTTACATCATACTTCATACTTTATTCAAAAGATGTGCTTCGCAGCCCCAAAACGGGCTGAATTATGCAACAAATTCACAGACTTCAAGTGTCCACTAACAACTGATTGATTCATAAAACTTTACACATTAATGTCGAGAGTCTGCGAAACAGCATTATTCATGTGACCATACCCATTTAAAAATTGAATACTTAAAAGAGCTAGATTGgtatatacaatatactgtaaatgcagaaatgttcgcggtggattaatattcgcggttttcgcggtgaccacttcaccgcgaacttaaatccaccgcgaataccatttctattatggtattagattgcagtctatggtgttaccgcgaacttaaatccaccgcgaaaagttatTTTTCgggctaccgcgaaattaaatccccgcgaaattaaatgcatttacagtaattggaGAGTTCTGGTGTCCAATTGtcaaacaatatttacatgcCCTGGTTGTGGAGTTCTATTGCCTGATACAGAAACGACTTTTGCAATCTTTGAGTTCTGCATTTGGGCACAGTCACGTGGTTTTGGTTCCATAGCGCCCGTCCAGTCTTGTgtatctgtttgtttatttattttgataGTCTTCAAGGTTGGACAACTTTTctgaaattcacttgtcctatcaggcaagtacattaTGGAAAGAATTTATTTGTCCAGActatttttcacttgcccaaaatgtaaattacattttcctttgcatgtattttcactCCCAGCAATAATGGATATCTTTTATTTTTGGCTCTCTGTGTTGAcaaatgcttgatgccatgtcTGTGAGAAGTAATAAGCACAAAGTAACAAAATCTcgctcatggaaaaatcttacttgcctgattgggcaagtgAATTAGGACATGTGTGATCGGCACTTTCACCTGCCCTGGACAGTCAGTCAAGTTTTATGTTTTTTGCTAATGTCTCCATCCTTTCCCCACAGAGGAGAACATGATGATGCGGGCCCGTTACTATGGCGACCGGGAACTGTACCGTAAGGCACAGCAGATGACCACGCCCAACTGTGATAGAATTAATAAGCTGTACGGTGGATAGGGACAACAGAAGAAAGGCTAACATTTCTCCATGTAAATTTGCTTTCCCTCGGTTAGGGCGCAGtcacgtacatgtaggttgtgGGATCtccgtacgatcgctaacttcgggcattttggaggacaaaaatgtgcGTCTCCTGATAAATTCAACTGTCtcggtacacaaaatgctgttttggacccatgtcagtggttggttctgtcacagcctgcttgaaaatcctatggcgtCAAATCCGTACGATGATCGCGCGACCTATGTGACCATGCCATAAGACAACCAGATTAGTTTAAAAGCAAGCAACTATGTTAAacttacgtcgatgaaggttagacatccaagtaataagatacgccaaacagcagttactcaagcgacttgatgttattttggaaatgttcagacgtttcccaaaatcatatccaattgcttgtgatgagtaactgctatttggcgtatgttAAACTTATAGTGAAAGTCATCTGTAACCAtcttagctcactgaagagctaatctTTTACTGGTCGTGACAGGAAAAGAAGATATTATGTACAGTAGATATACACGTCAGGTTCATTGTAATGGGGATATTCCACTAGCTGTTTTGGACAAGTACAATGGACTATGCACATTTGATTTACATGTGTAAGGTATAGAAAGGTCTTTCTCAAGTTTTTGCCCTGTAAAGGACCTTTTTGAGACCCCAAATGATGAAAAGGCTTTATTTCTCATCACCCAAATGATTTACCATGAttgaatattgtttttttttagtatatatttttttaggtCAATGCCATATTCTGTGTTGTTGTATTGTTGGTATGCAATGACGCTAGCGTAGCTCAAagacattgtacaaaatttaatgtaagcCCCAGAATATCTTTGCTCACTGCACTTTGTGCTgacagtggactagccccctgctgtagtgtttTCACAACTGTGGCCCATTGCAAGGGCTATTAAAAAAGATAAGCAGTACCCTGTATGCCAAATGGATCTAcaccagtgttctagccagcctcaattttttttcccgtcccctggattttgaattgaAATCCTGTCGAAAGTGCAACGATCCAAGGGGGGTCCAGGGGTATGCTCcccaagaaaattttgaaacgtTAGACCCTATGAAAGGctatttcctttcatttgagGGGAAAACTTTtgccgagaaacaacaaattaagttggtgtggcctaatgttaAAGTGGAAGATAAACACTAAAAACTGCACTTTCACACACAGTTTTACGAATAGAGTATAGTCAGGTGTGAAATTTCTGACCAGACCCCAGTTCTGATCTTGGCTTCTTCCTAAATTCTTACTTTGACATGCCTGAAAACCCAGGAAGAGAATTTATGTGGCCTAAGAGACAACTTAATAGAGATCAGACAGTTGTCCATTGTAGTAGAAAAGGAATTAACATTCTTTCCGAACAACCTTGagatagcttttgttttcttaaaatcCAATACTCGGTACCTCCATAATTTGTGAATTGCAAAGTACACCATAAAAAAACACTTGAAAAATTAAAAGCGGCTTTTGGATTAAGTGAATATTCATAGCAAAATGTTGTGTGTAAATTTTGCCAAAATGTCTGTTCTGTAATTAATTAAAGAGTGTTCTTGTAAGTTCTATAATGATTAATTATTACGATTAATTTaagatataatttttttgtataaagCATTTGTGTGAAATAAGGGTATAAATcaattgtacattgtgtttattATAAAACCAGGATTTTATATGTAGTATAATTTATGACTGACTATAGCATGGTTACTTTTAATCgtggctgtctccagcttaaaattattttctgtcccacaCATTAttttggagcccatgttgttgattttcctggttgaatctgtcatttttttttttaaggccacaccaatttaatttcttggttcacggattcgctcgctcctattttttggaaataagacttaccactcagcaaattttcaccattaataaaACCaatcaccaactttctggtgtagctgttacctttaccccaaccattttacaatttttacttttatttcgccctctcgctccatattttttatgaaaaaatccgtgaaccaagaaattaaattggtgacCTAAACTGTTGAAAAGGAACTTTCACAAGCTTTAAGcttcattttcaacagtttcatgtcatttttgcgACAGAGGTGTAAAATCATTTTccttcccaacaagcaaatttccatcttaggatggaaggacgggtactggagacagtcctgcttTTAATTGTCAAATAACTGTAGACGGGCTATTTATATTGAGATGCAAATTAAACAGTGTACATTACACATGGAAACCAGTCACCAGGTCTTAAGTTTGATATAGCTACAATGTAGCACCAAGGTTGGAGAAATGATCCCAAAAATGTGACTCTGTGTTTGAAAGTCAGAAGTCAAAATGCCAAGAAAAGTTTTTAAGCCAGCATCTTTttagaaaaaattaaaatgatgttggccatatttacatgtagtcCACAGTGTGCTTTAATGTAATGTTGCTTTAATTGgggaaaaaaaaactcaccaaatttaaGAAATCTAAATCAAATGGGACTTGAGCAAAATTGTAATCAAGCACTATGACAAGTAATatgttgtacataaatgtcaCATTTTGGAAATCAGGCGCATCATGTTATAGTATTTTCCATGACTATAACATATTAATGTTGTAACATTAATGTTTGTTGATATTAGTATAAGTTGCCAAGTATGCTAGTTGTAGTGCTATATTTGGCATTACCGGTACAACATTTGCATATCTTGTAAAATTGTACATTGTGCACACATTATGTCCAGTCCGTGCAATCTGTCTAAAACTTGAATTTTAAGTCATGTAAACAGATAGTTttaacataatgtacattgtatgtaaagtACAGATACGAACTACTGTTTTACCGTCTATTTAAGTCCTGAAACTGTCATGATATGTTCATGCAGATGGAAGAAGTGTGTGAATATAGGTGATTGCAAAAGTAAGCTTGAAATACATCAACAGAAATACTTCTTTGTCATTTTCTACTGATTTTTACTTTcgccaaggttatattttggaagTGCTTGCGTgtacctgtgtttgtgtgtagaaggTTGGTGACTGAAGTCCTTTAAAGATGTCACACTGGGAAAGAAATGTGTGTTTGTAGCAATGGCTGAATTATCACAATCATCCATCCCCCTTACACTCTTGCTGAAAGATCCCTTATTGTTTTCTgtgagacatgtacatgtatcagttcagaatagggctgggtatcggtacagcgtaaccggtacaaaaccggtttttcttgttggaccggtccagaaaaaccggacctgaaaaaatttggtggaccggatgttggaccgattagaaaattaacagatttacagattattttatcaggcattcacaagttttggcgcttgcaggtggaagaaaataagaagagtgAAGTAAGAATAgggtttatagtaatttctaccaagttttagagccaatcgtacaggtgcagttaacgtaggattttgaaacgcaagtgtaagtctaatactccaccaaacagatttctttgtagtgaaatggaccattaatatgagtcatactgaatcaggtccaggttcaggtccggacctggaccttgATCtcttggacctgaaccggacctggacctgaattttctgtaccggtacccacccctagttcagaATACAGGAGGAACATCTTTACTGTTATGCGCATTTGGAAAAATACTATTCTTAATTCTGCAATGgaacttgaaaatgttaacagaatGATTTCAGCCCTACTCTTTTATGAAGCAATGGATTACCCCTCGCATTTCAGCAGTTAACGGTAGTAATAAATTGGGCGGTGATCGTTCCTCAGGCTACCATGCCTTTGATGGCCAACCTGAGGACCTGGGGCTCAAATTGCATTGGAAGGGCGCCAGGGCATGCTGGGACCATCACAAGGCAGTACTATGATTCACGAACAGCAAAGGTTTGGCTATGGCTACTTTTGATGTCTTCTAAGGTGTTTTTGTTGTGCTTTAATGTCAGGTTGTCTTTTTGTCCACCATCTAAACCCCTGCCGACACTAATACCCCATTTGGCCAGCGAATGAAAAGGAGACCTGACAAAATACAAATATAGAGAGCCTAATAAAAATGCCTAGAAAAGACATAAAACCCaaccactgcttggagagtactagaTGTTGTCTGGGGTCATTTCTATTCCGCACATGTTGAAGATGACCTCTTTGTGCTGTTCCCTGGTGCAGACACTGCTGTGTACATCTTCACTTTAATGCAAGGCCCATCTCATCTTAACAATGTTATAGATAACGAAATTTGTTTGCAAGAGGCCAGCTGCATCAGGGCTCTACAACAAGGATCCCTCAACAGAAACGGGGGCGCGATAGACTTActgtaacttatgatccactgctcacagaGTCATGTGTTCTATATGCATAATGTGACATCAGAGAGGCCACGGATTGCTTATTCCTTGACTAAGACTGGAGTTGGTCAGCCCAAATTTCAGGtaagtcaatttttttgtgttggaaattacgaTTTGGCTCTCAGATCTAGAAATTTCATTGTgccaaaaaagtttttgacatggtTTAGTCTAGGTAACACTGTGATATACAACTGTGAGTGTGATAATCATACCCTGGAGACAGAAAAAGACATCCAATGACAATTTGGATATACAGCAGTCACCAGTTTAATACATATAGTCAATTTCTGTGGTTGATACAGTTTAGGCTGCTATATTTGCCAGACTGAGTCTGCAACAATATTTCTTCATATCTGAGAGTTTCTATTCAATGATTCATCATAATGATCAAAAAACAACTGCACCTTAAATACCTGCTTAGCATGATAAATGTAATTTCTCCATCTGTGCATagttgaaattaaaaaaaccCACCAAGTCTTAGACTTTTTACCCTTTTGTCCTAGTAATGTACCTTAATAGATACCTTCCACATTCGATTCAGCTTAATAACAGATGCTTAAGCTTAAATGACAACATAAGACTTAAACCCTTAAGTGCACCATAATGAAATAAGTATGTACTAAATAAGAATAAATGTACCTAAATGTTAATTTACCATCTGTTCCTTATCAAATGCATCAGTGATCAGCTATTTATTATGATCATGTTTCTAGAGTCTTCTGCAGAAATGCCATGATTTTTCTGACTTGAAAACTACATTCACAACTATTCAGCAGCTGTTTTTAACTGTCAAATGAACTTCCAGAGCAAAGCTTCAGACTTAAtatgcagggctgtctccaggacccgtccctatGTCCTATTTTtaatctatttatctattttatataagttttaccacattttccactctgtcctgggacagaaatttggtTGTTGCGAGGGACAACAATCTGGCCAAAAATATATCTGGACTGAATATTATGTTTAACGTAAAATTgatggaaaatgtatttttgtaggcTTGAAATGGGACATTTGATaacaaaaattgacaaaatgGGCACCCAAACAAAAGATGGGGACAgaaagcagggctctagccagcgtccgtttttccgtcaattgacggaaatgtgctaggtgtgacggaaaaattttaaaaccaatccgccaaccttgacggacaaaaatccttggtggaagctacaggcggcttgaggacgccgtccacggccgtaaaagccacacactgtttgttttgctattgttatgattgttgacaatgtgtgtcggcgccctttcgcatacgataatctcattaaaacccgtttttcaaggtctcagttcagtccttctaattaattttcacggttttcacgacgattgtaattggcttaCGGAacaaaatttcgagctggctaaagcccctACAGAAAGTAATGTAAGATGGAGACAACCCTGGTTAAACAGTTATCGTAACCGCTGGATGCAGAAGAATAGTGAACAAACTGAGCTATGATTTCACAGTACAAATAGGAATTATGATTTACATCTTTTACTGTGTCTTCTTGATTTTGCGCTTGGCCACAGTCTTCATCAACCTGGAAGGGAAAATGCAGGCTATAGTACATCTTCATATGACCTGTAATGTCATGTTATCAATAACACTGACTTGATATAATGGATAACATCTCTGTTCATGCCAGAACAACTGAAATCCGACCAAGCAATGAAGACAGCAGCAAATGTCATTGAAACTAGTCAAAACTGTCCAAGAAAACCACTTGAGGCTGAAAAAGGCTGGATTTACACTAAGCTAGGCCATCCTGATTTGATTATGTGAATGAGTTA encodes the following:
- the LOC118410932 gene encoding dnaJ homolog subfamily B member 14-like isoform X2; amino-acid sequence: MEVNRDEAERCIDIAEKYIRAGDREKAVKFLYKAEKLYPSQKAQALLEALLRNGTAAGGGSKPDMNGDGGETRRRKPATHSSAEDKENTQANGDIQHEYTSEQLEAVKRVKKCKDYYEILGVTKDAQEDDLKKAYRKLALKMHPDKNHAPGAAEAFKSIGNAYAILSDTKKRKEYDLYGEEKPQHTTNHRHRHYYYDDYTRGFEAEISPEDLFNMFFGGGFPTGEVHVHRRRTPRRHHRREEDGERRTATVTHAMWLQMVPLLLLVFMSLLSSLWVSDPIFSLSRRGDYSQERMTSNLKVVYYVKKDFLKEHQNSLLRIERQVEENHLDNLRTSCWREQQYKENMMMRARYYGDRELYRKAQQMTTPNCDRINKLYGG
- the LOC118410932 gene encoding dnaJ homolog subfamily B member 14-like isoform X4 translates to MEVNRDEAERCIDIAEKYIRAGDREKAVKFLYKAEKLYPSQKAQALLEALLRNGTAAGGGSKPDMNGDGGETRRRKPATHSSAEDKENTQANGDIQHEYTSEQLEAVKRVKKCKDYYEILGVTKDAQEDDLKKAYRKLALKMHPDKNHAPGAAEAFKSIGNAYAILSDTKKRKEYDLYGEEKPQHTTNHRHRHYYYDDYTRGFEAEISPEDLFNMFFGGGFPTGEVHVHRRRTPRRHHRREEDGERRTATVTHAMWLQMVPLLLLVYNLFVCLFTDGHSDPRHVAADGAPASAGLHVPAQQPCV
- the LOC118410932 gene encoding dnaJ homolog subfamily B member 14-like isoform X1, encoding MEVNRDEAERCIDIAEKYIRAGDREKAVKFLYKAEKLYPSQKAQALLEALLRNGTAAGGGSKPDMNGDGGETRRRKPATHSSAEDKENTQANGDIQHEYTSEQLEAVKRVKKCKDYYEILGVTKDAQEDDLKKAYRKLALKMHPDKNHAPGAAEAFKSIGNAYAILSDTKKRKEYDLYGEEKPQHTTNHRHRHYYYDDYTRGFEAEISPEDLFNMFFGGGFPTGEVHVHRRRTPRRHHRREEDGERRTATVTHAMWLQMVPLLLLVFMSLLSSLWVSDPIFSLSRRGDYNQERTTSNLKVVYYVKKDFLKEHQNSLLRIERQVEENHLDNLRTSCWREQQYKENMMMRARYYGDRELYRKAQQMTTPNCDRINKLYGG
- the LOC118410932 gene encoding dnaJ homolog subfamily B member 14-like isoform X3, with translation MEVNRDEAERCIDIAEKYIRAGDREKAVKFLYKAEKLYPSQKAQALLEALLRNGTAAGGGSKPDMNGDGGETRRRKPATHSSAEDKENTQANGDIQHEYTSEQLEAVKRVKKCKDYYEILGVTKDAQEDDLKKAYRKLALKMHPDKNHAPGAAEAFKSIGNAYAILSDTKKRKEYDLYGEEKPQHTTNHRHRHYYYDDYTRGFEAEISPEDLFNMFFGGGFPTGEVHVHRRRTPRRHHRREEDGERRTATVTHAMWLQMVPLLLLVFMSLLSSLWVSDPIFSLSRRGDYSQERMTSNLKVVYYVKKDFLKEHQNSLLRSIFTVIEYVV